AGCCCTTTCCGCAAGGCCATTGCTGGAAGGGTGTTTTGGGGCTGTTTGCACATGTTCTACATTGTTGTTGAACAGGAAGTTCGAAAAGTCTTCAGAGACAAACTGGGTGCCGTTGTCACTTACGACTGTTTCTGGAATACCATACGTTGCAAACAGGCGTCGCATGGCAGTGACTGTAGCAGCTGCAGTGGCGTGTGCTACTCTAATAGCTTCAATCCACTTGGTGTATGCGTCAACAACAATCAGCACGTTCTGGTTATCGATGTAGGCGTAATCGATGTGGATCCTACTCCAGGGACGTTCTGGGAACTCCCATGGGTGGATAGGGGCAGGTGGTGGGCTTCGCTGGTGCTCCTGACAAGTTGTACAGGTCTTCACCTTCTCTTCCAACATTTTGTCGATGCCTGGCCACCATACAAAGGATCGTGCAAGTGCTTTCATCTTGACTATGCCTGGATGAGTCCCATGAAGTTCATCAAGGATTCTTTGTCTCATCTGCTTGTTGTCTGGAATGACCACTCTATGCCCCCATAATATGATGTCATCCTCAATCGAGAGTTCCTCCTTCTTCTGCGCAAAGGCTTTGAGCTCTGGTGGAACGCTCTTGGGGTTTGGCCATCCATTCATCACATAGGCTGTTACTCTTGCGAGAACAGGATCCCTTTTGGTGATTCTTCTGACTTCATCGGCTTCAACTGGCCTTGTGTCAATATCCAGCATGTTGATTTGAACTGGCGGCTGCTCATCTAGCTCTGCAAGACTCTGATGCGACCACACTGTTTCATCATCTGCCAAGGGTAGGCGTGAAAGGGCGTCTGCATTCTGGTGCTGTTTACCTTCCTTGTATTTGATGTCATAGTCGTAGGCTGAGAGGATCATGTGCCACCTGGCTAACCTTGCAGAGGCCATGGGGCTTGCAGGTTTGGTGTCACCGAATATGCCTAACAGCGGCTTGTGGTCTGTGACGATTGTAAATCGTCTTCCGTACAGGTACTTGTGAAATTTCTTTACACCGAAAATGACAGAGAGTCCTTCTTTTTCATATTGGGCGTAATTTGCTTCACTTCTAGTGAGCGTGCGTGATGCAAATGAAATGGGCTGCTCTAGACCGTCTGTTCCTACATGGCTGAGGACTACACCTAGACCATAGGGGCTTGCATCACATTGCAACAACAAAGGCTTACTGGGGTCATAGTGTGTCAACACTGTGTCACTCTGAACCAGTTCCTTTGACTTCTGGAAGGCTCTTTCTTGGTCTCTTCCCCACTTCAGGTTTGGATCTGCTTTGTTCCGGTCTCCCTGCTTCTTTGGCACTGAAGCATACTCTGCCTTCAACAGTGTTATTAGTGGGGCGTTCTCTTTGGTCAAATTTGGTATAAACTTCCGATAGTAGCCCAGAAGTCCTAGGTATGCCTGTAGTTGACTCTGGTTCTGTGGTCTTGGAGTCTTCTTTATGGCTTCTATCTTGTCTGGGAGTGGGCTAACTCCATGTTGATCCAGCTTGTGGCCAAGGAACTCCACCGAGTCCATCATGAACTCACACTTTTCCCTTTTCAGTCGAAGTCCATTACTCTCTAGGCAATGCAGTACAGCTTGCAAGTTGGCAATGTGTTCTTCATCTGTCTTCCCGCTAACTATAATATCATCTAGGTACGGGCGACACATTGGTATGTCAGCTAAGAGTGACTCCATTGCTCTTTGGAAGAGCGCAGGGGCTGTGGCTATACCAAAGGGTAACCTAGTGTACTGAAAAAGTCCTCTGTGTGTATTTACTGTGGTGTACTTCCTTGCTTGTTCATCAAGTTCTATCTGGTGGTATGCATGTGAAAGGTCAAGCTTGCTGAACTGTTGACCTCCACCTAAGTCCTGGAGCATATCCTGGAGCGACGGAATTGGGTACCGTTCCACCCTTAGAACTTTATTTGCTGTCAACTTATAGTTGCCACAGATGCGGACTTTACCATTTGGTTTCTTCACCACTACGATAGGACATGCGTAATCAGCAAACTTCACCGGCTCAATCACGCCTTGGTCCTGTAGCTCATCAATGGCTTCGTCAATTTTCTGGCGCATTGCATATGGGACTGGTGCAGCTTTGTAGAACCTGGCTTTATCTCCATCATCTTGAGGATGCACCTTTGCCTGGTAGCCTTCAAGTTTACCAACTTTTGAACAGTCAAACACTTGCTTGTGCTTCACTAACATGTCTTGTAAGGTAGCTTGTATCTTATGCACGGTTTCTGGATTGTTGGAAACATGTGTTTGAAGGTTGAGGCGATTCTGTAGGAATCTGTAGATTCCTTCTGGTGCGGCTTGCATCCAGTCTCGGCCCAGTAACACAACACCTTTCTCAACTACAAGAAGTGTCAACTTCTTTGGTGGTTGGCTGGCATCAAACTTGACTTCTACCATTGCCTCACCAATGATTGGTACTGATGACTCTGTGTATGTTTTCAAGGAAACATTTGCTTGCTTCACATCAGCTCGATGTCCCAGTTTATGAAAATCCTGCTGCGACATCATCGTCCAGGGGCTTCCTGTGTCTATTTCTAAGTTAACTTGGATCCCATTTAGGCTTAGGCTAGTCTGGAACGGTTCACTGTACTTTGCCATCTTGTTTACCATTCCACCCCTAAGGTGTCTGAGTTCTCCACTAGGCATGTTTTCTATCAGTTCTGCACTTTCCTCACCATTCAAGTGGTTTGCATATTTCTTTCTAGATCTGTATTGCTTGATCTTCTCACACTGGCTGCGGGTGTGACCCACTTGAGAACACTGATAGCATTTCTCATCCTTAAATCTACATGCTGACTGGCCATGATCACCTGAACCACATCTCCAACATCTTGAGGCAggtttttcttgtttcttttggCTTGGCTTTTCCTGCACTTCCTGCTTCTGTCTTTGATGTGTATTTTTACGCGATGAGGACATAAATGGTTTACGCTGGCTTCTGCCCTCCATCTTCTGAACTGTAGGTGACTCGGTCCCTTTACTCAATACCTTGAGCTTTTCAACATCTCTGTCTGCTACCTCCATAGCTGTGGCGGTCTGAAGTGCATGTTGTAAGGTTAGGGATGACTCACTTAACAGCTTGCGTTGAATTGCGATATCCCGGCAACCCACTACTAAGCGGTCCCTAATCATGTTATCTAATTCTTTGAAATTACAGCCTTCGCTTAATTGGCGCAAATTTGCCACAAATTGCGGTATGGACTCATCTTGCTTTTGCACACAAGTGTAAAACCTATAGCGCTGAACAATTTCGGTAGGCTTTGGTACGAAGTGTGACGTAAGCGTGTTTTTGCATATTGTGTATGTTTGTTCTATTGGTTTGCTCGGCTGCAAGAGAGCTCTGAGAATGTGATAGCTCTTGCTACCAAGATTGGTCAGAAATATCGcccttcttttcccatcttcctgtACCTCGTTAGCATCAAACCATGCTTCTAGGAGTTCAAGCCATTCGTCAAAATTGTACCCATCACTCAGTTTGGGCACACTACCTATATGCTGGCTTgccataattttgtttcatatgtTGTACAAAATCCAGCTGTTAACTTGATTGTGACTACACAATAGGTAGCTGTAACACCAAGTATATCTAGACTTATTGATcctaaaatatgattttgatcttGCTATTGCGCGTAAGCAAAGCTTATTTTTTTAGTACATAATGCCTACAAAGCATTATTAATGCTTACCTGAAACAATTGAGCTAGAACGACATATATAGTCCAACGATTGACAATACTATATCACTACACACAACTGGTATATGTGGGACTACCCTCTTGTCGTGGGGCTGCAGTTATTCAATGGCATAGCAAATATAGGCACTGGGTCCTGGTCTTAATTGCTAAGTCTTAGACTATAATCGATCAACACTTTGGCCTAAGTTAGTCCTACAACTGATTAGACCTGGTCCTGTTTTCTTAGACTTGGACCTTGTTTGGTCCTATAACTCAGAGACCCGGTCCTACTTTAGACCTGCTTATAAGATTATACCTGGTCCTTCTTGTTGGTCCTAAATTTCATAGGCCTGGTCCTACTTGCATAGTCTTAGACCAGTAACTGGACCAACTTGCTATATGACTACGGCATAAACTCAGCTTAAGTTTATCGTTATTTACTGTAAAAACCTCAGACCTCAATTCAGTCTTGGGCTGGGTCCTGTTGGTTCTAGACCTAGATCTATAATTGCTATTTTAATGACCTAAATCTAATTACTACCTTATTGGACCAGTGGCAGTGTAACAACTCACCTGGGCATGTACGGTACTTTGTTACATTAAACCAGATCTATGTTTCGACTAATTCTTTAGTTTAGTCCAACACGTTGCAAATACAACTATAATGTATTTTTGGACCTGGACTAATTTGTCTTAATCTTACCTTTAGTCTTAGATTAAGCTacagtttattattattcataataagTCCATCAAAAAGTCTTAAAGTCTTTGatgttttgtttctgtttcATTCATTACATATGCAGCTTGGCTTGAATTTGTATTGAGTCTTCTTGGCACGACAACTTTGTCCTGGCTTGCAGACTCAAACTTGCTTGGCTGGACTTGACTAATGACTGCAACACTTTCTGGGCTGAACCTGGCAAATGAGGTCTCGGCTGGTTCCTCGATCGGCTTGGTCCTTGGGCTCTGTTGCTTGCTGCTGGGCTGGGCTGCTTTGGAGACTTCGGGCTTGAAGTTGGCTCCAATTTGCTATGTCAATAGTCAAATGTAGTAGTTAACAAGTAACATCTAGGGCTAGGCATAATTTACAGCAATTGTCAACAATATGCCTATGCTACATATGGGCTGTAGACACTACATAACTCGGTCTCAATATAGGCTGGCATGAGCGGTGTGAGGCTTCTGCAAAGCGTTCATTTCAACAAGCCACATTCATCCGTCATCCAAATTACGGCTAGGCTGCGATTGACCGATCACACTATGCTTGCTTGCACTGCAGTGCAGTGTATCAATGACAATATCCGCGGCTAATTTCCAAAAGCTATCCGCAATGCATGTCACTTACTGGAAATCAAGTCCAATCTATACTCTCATGTTTATCCCTGCATCCTCGTCGCCAAATTGTTATGTTCTCGTGTTGTGGTTCTTAAAGGGATACATAATAATGAGATAATAGCACAGCAATGTAGAGTAGTGTCTGCCATTTAATGTTACGCCATCTTGCTCCCTCTCGCGCATGCATACAAGGCTGCTCATGAAGCTTGCGTCGTTAGTCTTCAGTTCATACATCACACgacatatacacttcttctcctctgttttgcgagttaaagatatgcactgtcgctaaattgtttgtaatcaaatctgatatttccaagggaagtattcaatatatctttgagaatacccttttctcgggacccttttcatggcaaaaaaaattgataaaacgctttagcttccgcgcttcgcgcggggttataatgattttaatttcctccattgtgttcctttttgtgcgttcacaatcacttttgaaaacaaggttcaaaatcacaataaagtcaACAagattggagctgatataggtactagagacaagagagacggctccttttcatactaatttatgaaacaccaaaagcttcgcgcttcgcgcgggagggggaaactacccctccctgcacccaccccctagggaacgcgcttcgcgcgctctgtaagtgttggcacgcttcgcgtgcatgtaccgccccctccaaaatgaaatcctggctacgcgcgGGGATGTGCCGCTCCAATGGGTCGTTTTTTAGCACAAAAAAAATCCTCAGACATGGGTCTTgctattgcaaaaaaaaacccttaGCCATGGGTCCTATTTTCAACTGAATAATCCTTAGACATGGGTCCGTttctgaaggaaaaaaaaaacacttgtaAGAATCCCCAGGAAAAGCCCTGGAAATGTCTATGTTAGTCCCGGTCGAGGGTTCGAGTAGCCGCGGGACCCCGGGGCGAGTAGATTCTACCAGTAGTATTTCCACATCCTCATACGATAGCAATGGGCACCGGGGTACGTCACTCTATGCATATCTGGCACTCTCAGCCGACCGAAAATCCGTAGGCATGGGTCtgtattttgaggaaaatccttAGACATGGGTAGCTAGTCACGGTCAAAATAATGACCCCTAGAAATGGGTAAGGGTTTCAAGCCCCGAGCCTCACACCCCGAGCCTCACACCCCGGGCCCGTCCAATCATAAtccaagtacccccccccccccgggcacaGGGGCTGGGGGACTACCACTATGAGTTCTGAACTAGTGAAAAAGACCGGACAAAGGGGACAAGAAAGGAAAAAGTAAGGAAtaaactattatttttaatagGGGGCGTGGACCGTGTAGCTCTACATACAGTACCTACACACTAAAACTAAAATGTAATATTAGAAACACCCACAGTCGCAAGATATTTAGCAAATCGTTAAAACTAATGCTACTGGAAGATTATAATTAATATGGTATGGTAAATACTGCCTGAAAACAAATGAATCTATATAAaggttttgtgaataattaagatatttttcttgtaaatagtGTAAATATGTTCACTAAAAATGATCGCACTTTTCTGCAACAGTAATAAGTAGAATTATTACTGAACTTGATGTACAATATTGGGATTTagttaaaattattgtttaaactatgataatgacattatttggggctgacctcgattagcatcttgctattatgttagctccaattaccaaatgtCTTGTTTATAAATTATGTGATGTACTATTCCGTGTAATTGTGCCTGATAgtgatatttggtaataaaatTAAAGTCAAATTCAATAAATCAGTAATTTAATAGGTCTGACTGAAGAGTGAAAAACAACCTTCtccaatatcaatatcaatcaaAATCCAACCTTCCATAAAGATGAATTCAACAACTTAAGTGTTGGATTGAACTATTTGAAGTGGTAAATGTAATTTTGGGAAACGTCACTCCTCATGCCTTTCATTAAACTCTAACCCTTAAGTTTTtagtgtgtatatatatacatacatgcgATATCGCATTTATGTCATCTTGTATTGTCTTCTCTTTCATCACATCAAACGTCTTTAACGTTTTAAATTTGAAGGGCAAGTTCATTATAGAAcagaaaaatgatttgaataaaaaggagaaaataaaataagcataacaactatttaaaaataacaaaaatcagatcattttgaataagaaagttatagcctTAGAgcttcacaaaacagtaataaaTTATACACAAAAGTCACATCGGGATGTGCAAATGGGAGAACCAATGACGTCACCCACCCACTATAATTTCTCTCCCGGTACAACAATATTGTGATTCGGCGAAAAGTTTCCTTATTCTCAATTAAGTCTACAAAAAAAAGTGAGAAATATTGTGTGatttacacaatatttaaaataaattgtgagTGCCTGGCATTGcccactctctcatttgcatatcaccgcGTTGTGAGTATAGGCCtaattattttgtgtaaaataaattgtaatgtcataactttcttatttcaaatctgaaatagtgtttggtaaaattttcaggtaatgatttttgtctcttattttttattcaaatgaactaaATATTGGGAAGGACGTGCCCGTTATTGTACATGCATCATCGTCATATTGGTTCGCTCACTcacaatattacaaaatatgGGATCGAATACAagactcagccccccccccccccccccttcctacaCAAAATATTGACCTTTCATCAAGCCCCCTGTCAATTTTCGGGACAATTACACGAGGACGCTTGAAGGACTTGCAATataaataataggcctatagatGGCGCTAGACCTACAACAACACAGGGGGGTGAAACTCAGGCCCCCGAAGCTCCGCCATTTTGTTGGAGACATTTGGGCAAATCCTAAGCCCCCATTTGCAtatacatgaataattcatcagtTCGCTGCTCCACACATCCTAATAGATTCTTTATATGACGGAGCAGAAAGTAGAGATCAGCGTCACGCATGCGCATTGAGCGAGGTCAACTTTGCgttaattattcatgaaatttaatatattcatcacgTGATTAATCTACTGCTTACTACTATTGACCAATCAGCGTTCTTCACTACAATGAGTCATCATGCATGCATCGTTTTTCAATCCGTGTATAGAATGCAGAGCCCCGGACCGGTCCACAGCCTGACACTTCTTAATCTTGTTTAACctgaagatggggggggggggggggggtgaatcggCCGAttttttatcttctcttttACATCGGTGTATAAAATGAAAGGGGAAGATAGTTACGACCGGGATTTACGAACTAGTTTATTTCACAATAAGTTAACAATACGccaatataaataatgatgtatttttaGTTTGAACATTTCACTTGCATACTGGTTTTGTAATTTGgttctttcatttaaaaaaaaattacgaccTTTCTCGATCTGCTGTTCTCCAGATCATAATCACTAGATGCATGTTTCACATCGCAGTGTAATTAGAACCCATCAATTTTCTGTAATAGTGTTGTTTTTTACGCCAAGCTAGCCTTTCCaattatattgataatgataatttaattCTATTTTGCAGGGTGTGGGTAATCTAATTTCTTTGTGTTCACTCTTTAAGAGTACAGAGAAGTGACGTGTCATTACCAAACCTCATCAATTTCAGGCAGGGTGGATCtaggatttttccaaaggggggggggcacattttcccaaggaaaaatttgacgagcaaaaaaaaagggggggggggtcttcactttcaagagggggacacacttctgttttaacagcattttacattacaatttttaattgagcctctcaaagggggggggggggcgcactggtcggctttgcccccccccccccactctttaTGAATTGTTTCTCCCTCATTTATTCCAGCCTCCTCTCAAAATAAATCAAGAATAAAATGGCCCTTTATGGTTGCTCCCTGTTGGTAATTTGGGTAATTTGTCAATTGGCTTTGTCCACTCTCTTGTGCACCCTATGCCccttcacattattattatacattatcTATTCTTTTAATCTCTCTTCAGCTCTCTCTTTGCCatatcgcactctcattattcaaccacacacacacaactctTTCTCTTATATTTTCCACCTCTCATCTCTTCttgcaattcattaaaaaggtTCAAcagcaaacttgaaatcacccatgtatctttctcattaaaaaaaattatatttttagaaaTTCTCTGTCACATCTACATAACAGCCATGGATCAAAAttctttaaggggggggggggttgccctTCCCCTTAAAGATCCTGGTTTTCAAaaggattattttttattttattttcaaatttattcatttttatatctttatatattCGTTATGTGTTAtgtttttaatggggggggggggggtgatttttACAGGGAAAACCCGCAACTACCACCCCTCCAACCTAGATCCATGGCTGCACAATAGGTCTCATTACTCTTAACTCTAACTTTATGCTGCTTGTTCACTATTGCTCGTCTATTAATTCTACTAGTTCTTCCAGTCTCTCCTCAAATAACTTGATTCACCTAAACTCTCGGCTAAAAAGAATCATAGAGGACTTGTTAATTGAGTgacaatgacaaaattattattttaattcatttattcaaaatacatAAATCAGGTAACAATTGTTTTCCTCCCGAGtttaaagatcaaattttgatcagaGCTCATTCCCATCTTCTTAAGATGAAATGTTGTAAAAGGGACTTCTGTCCTCAGTCATCTCACAAACACAGATGCAATgtcacatcccccccccccccgaattcattcatcatttttgttaacaATTCTTCATTGTCAAAATTGTTACACAATTTCATGTACATAATATAGTGCtgaattatcatatttattcatcattacTGTTATGTCATCGTTATGAATTTATTATTCtaagtattattatcataaacat
The genomic region above belongs to Lytechinus pictus isolate F3 Inbred chromosome 12, Lp3.0, whole genome shotgun sequence and contains:
- the LOC135156078 gene encoding uncharacterized protein K02A2.6-like; this translates as MASQHIGSVPKLSDGYNFDEWLELLEAWFDANEVQEDGKRRAIFLTNLGSKSYHILRALLQPSKPIEQTYTICKNTLTSHFVPKPTEIVQRYRFYTCVQKQDESIPQFVANLRQLSEGCNFKELDNMIRDRLVVGCRDIAIQRKLLSESSLTLQHALQTATAMEVADRDVEKLKVLSKGTESPTVQKMEGRSQRKPFMSSSRKNTHQRQKQEVQEKPSQKKQEKPASRCWRCGSGDHGQSACRFKDEKCYQCSQVGHTRSQCEKIKQYRSRKKYANHLNGEESAELIENMPSGELRHLRGGMVNKMAKYSEPFQTSLSLNGIQVNLEIDTGSPWTMMSQQDFHKLGHRADVKQANVSLKTYTESSVPIIGEAMVEVKFDASQPPKKLTLLVVEKGVVLLGRDWMQAAPEGIYRFLQNRLNLQTHVSNNPETVHKIQATLQDMLVKHKQVFDCSKVGKLEGYQAKVHPQDDGDKARFYKAAPVPYAMRQKIDEAIDELQDQGVIEPVKFADYACPIVVVKKPNGKVRICGNYKLTANKVLRVERYPIPSLQDMLQDLGGGQQFSKLDLSHAYHQIELDEQARKYTTVNTHRGLFQYTRLPFGIATAPALFQRAMESLLADIPMCRPYLDDIIVSGKTDEEHIANLQAVLHCLESNGLRLKREKCEFMMDSVEFLGHKLDQHGVSPLPDKIEAIKKTPRPQNQSQLQAYLGLLGYYRKFIPNLTKENAPLITLLKAEYASVPKKQGDRNKADPNLKWGRDQERAFQKSKELVQSDTVLTHYDPSKPLLLQCDASPYGLGVVLSHVGTDGLEQPISFASRTLTRSEANYAQYEKEGLSVIFGVKKFHKYLYGRRFTIVTDHKPLLGIFGDTKPASPMASARLARWHMILSAYDYDIKYKEGKQHQNADALSRLPLADDETVWSHQSLAELDEQPPVQINMLDIDTRPVEADEVRRITKRDPVLARVTAYVMNGWPNPKSVPPELKAFAQKKEELSIEDDIILWGHRVVIPDNKQMRQRILDELHGTHPGIVKMKALARSFVWWPGIDKMLEEKVKTCTTCQEHQRSPPPAPIHPWEFPERPWSRIHIDYAYIDNQNVLIVVDAYTKWIEAIRVAHATAAATVTAMRRLFATYGIPETVVSDNGTQFVSEDFSNFLFNNNVEHVQTAPKHPSSNGLAERAVQTLKSGVKKTSGTSLEMRIQVFLMTYRITPQGTTMKTPSELMFKRRIRSRMDHVRPNLHKSVQKQQSAMKQAADKRSKMRQFKLNDTVLVKNFAAGPTWLRGIVTEKLNEVMYVIELQDGREVRRHVDHIRLYTISHGNDHDKEEMPDQNTNLQPEILIQQTQYPSQTTENPNMAPSTSESLISNTEQSNADTTATSQQVQTESLSDSDGAVMPNMPNSKVMSERRMSNRKSKTPSKLRDFIVYH